CCCAGCGCAGCTGGTTCGGCGGCGCCGCGTTGGTAAAGGCGCTGACGATGCGGCCATTGTCCAGGCGTTCGAACTCGCCGTGCTGGGCGGCCGGACGGATGCGGTACAGCCAGGAGCGGCGGTTGTGGCTGCGCGGCGCCGTGAAGGCCGTGCCGGAAATCTGTTCGGCGTACAGGCCGTATGGCGCGCGCTGCGGCGAATTGCGGTGCGCCGGCAGGGCGCCGGGCAGGGCCTCGGTGGCGAATTCGTTGCCAAAACCGACCTGGTAGCCGTCCGGCAGGCTGGTGGAAGCTGTCACGTTGCGTCTCCTGTTGAGGGTTTCCAGGCACTGTAGACCACCCGATAGTATTTTACGAGATCAATAGTTGAATGTAGACTATTCATACCGTAAATGCCTGGAGCCTCGATGGACATCGACCTGAACCTGCTGGCCGTGTTCCAGCACGTCTACCGCGAGCGCCAGATCTCGGCGGCGGCCCGCCGCCTGGGGCTGACGCAGTCCGCCGTCAGCAACGCACTGGCGCGCCTGCGCCGGGTATTCGACGACGAGCTGTTCGTGCGCACCGCCCAGGGCATGCAGCCGACCCCGTTCGCGGAGCAGATCGCGGAGCCCATCGGCGCGGCGCTGGCCAGCGTGGCGCAGGCCCTGAACTACCGCAGCGGCTTCGATCCGGCCACCAGCGAGCGCCGCTTCACGCTCGCGCTGACGGACGTGGGCGAGGTCTATTTCATGCCCGTGCTGATCGAACGCTGCCGCCAGCTGGCGCCCGGCGTGCGGGTGCGCTCGGTGCGCGCCGGCAGCATCGCATTGAAGGAGGAAATGGAAACGGGGCGGGTCGACCTCGCCATCGGCGCCTTCGACGACATGTCGGAGGCGCTGTTCCAGCGCCAGCTGTTCCGCCAGCGCTTCGTGACGATGCTGCGCGCCGGCCATCCGCTGATGGACGGGCCGGTCGATGTGGAACGCTTCGCCGGCGCGGCGCACCTGATCGTCGATGCGGTGGACAGCCCGTACGACCGCGTCAACGGGCTGCTGGCCAAGGCCGGCATCGTGGCGGCCGCCAGCGTGCCGCATTTCACGGCGGTGCCGTATATCGTGGGAGCTGGCGACCTGGTCGTGACGGTGCCGCAAAAGCTGGCCGAGCGCGCCGCCGCACCGTTCGGCCTGGCCTGGATCGAGCCGCCGCTGACGCTGCCTACGTTGCAGACCAACGTGTTCTGGCATCGCCGCTTCGGCCAGGACCCCGGCAACGCCTGGCTGCGCGAGCTGATCGTGGCGCAGTTCGGCGAGTAGCGTCAGGGGCGCATGCCCCCACGCGCGGCGCCGGCGGCGCGGCTCTGTCGCCATCGTTTGCCTTGTCGTTATCCTTGTCCTCGTCCTCGTCGTTCTTGTCGTCGTCCTCGTCCTCGCCCACCACACGCAGGCCATGCGCCATGTCCACCGCCACCCGCTGCACGGGCCGCACATTGCCCACGCCCAGTTCCTCCATCAGTTCCAGGGCGCCCAGCAGCACCTGCTGCTGCGTGTCCATGAAGGTACCGTACGACGGCACCAGCACGAAATAGACGACCTCGAACTCCAGCGCATCCTGCGTCACGTTCTTCAGGTGGGCCCGGTCGAAGCGCACGGCGTCCTGCCGCTCGACGATCTCGCGCAGGCGTGCCGGCAGCTCGCGCGCCATGGCCACGGGGGTGGCGGGATCGAACAGCAGCGAGAACGCGACCCGGCGGTTGGCCATGCGCTTGTAGTTGCGCACCGTGTTCTTCAGCAGGTCGGCATTGGCGATGACGACCTGCTCGCCGCTGTCGGCACGGATGCGGGTCGTCTTCAGGCCGACCTTCTCGACCGACCCGGAGACGCCGTTGACGACGATGGCGTCGCCCACTTCGAACGGCTTGTCGACGGCGATCGACAGCGATGCGAACAGGTCGCCCAGGATGTTCTGCACGGCCAGCGCGACGGCCACGCCGCCGATGCCGAGGCTCGCCACGAACGCGGAGATGTTGATGCCCAGGTTCGCCAGCACGGCCAGCAGGAAGACGGTCCACAACACCGTCTTCAGGGCCCAGTTGACGAGGGTATGGGCGACGGTGGCGGGAGCATCCGGATCCTTGGCATGCGCGCGGAAGTAGCGCTTCGCCGTGACGGACAGGGCATGGTCGATGTACAGGGCCAGCTGGGCGCCCAGCGTGATGAACCACAGGTGGCGCACGCGCAGGTCCCACGGCGCCGGCAGGTCCAGCACCGTCAGGCCGATCAGCAGGGCCGTCAGGGCGATCGCGAGCACGCTGGTGCGGCCCAGCGTGGCGGCCAGGACCTCGGCATACGGCCGGTCGGCCTTGCCCGCCTCGGCCAGCTTGGCGATGCGGCGGCGCGACCAGCGGATCAGCGCGTGCATCGCCAGGAACGCGAGGACGGCCACGGCGGCAGCCGTCAGCCAGTTGTCCAGGTCGATGGTGCGCAGGAACGTGAATTGACTGGTGAATGTCATGCTGCCTCCTTCTTTTGCTCATCGGCAGGGTAGCAAGCACAACGGCAAGATGGCCGCACGGTTCTGCTGAGCAACGGGAGTGGGGACTGTCCCTTCGGGACTGTCCCCGAAGTTTCTCTGCGCCGCAGCGGGCGCATGCAGGGTTGGGGACTGTCCCCGGTTTTCATCCGCGGCGGTGGCTCAACCGTTCCGGGCGCCTCCGCGATAGCAGACCGCTGCTCACGAGCCGGCGATAAAAACCGGGGACAGTCCCCTGCGGGGACAGTCACCAAAAAAAATACCAATCCAATTCCACTTGGTCTAGTATACATGCCAATCCAATACCGGTTGCGATCCAGCCGGCCTGGCGTGTCGCACCTGACGGGGGAATCGAATGAAGCGTCTGTGGTGGTTTGCGGGTTTTTTCCTGTTGTACGAACTGACGGTCTACCTCACCAACGACATGATCATGCCCGGCATGCCGCAGGTGATGGCCGAGTTCAGCGGGCCCAGCCGTTATATCGGTCTGTCGCTCAGCCTGTACATCCTGGGCGGCTGCACGTTGCAGATCATATTAGGACCACTTGCAGACCGCATGGGCAAGCGCCGCGTCATGCTGGGTGGTGCCGCCTTCTTCCTCCTGGCCACGGCGCTGGTGCCGCTGGCGCAGTCGGCCACCCAGTTCCTCGCCATCCGCTTCTTCCAGGGCATGGGGTCGTGTTTCATCTTCATCGGCTACGCCGCCATCCACGAACTGTTCGACGACACCCGCGCCGTCAAGCTGACCACCTTGATGGGCAACACGACCGTCTTCGCGCCACTGATCGGCCCCGTGGTCGGCAGCGCCGTCATCGCGGTACTGGATTGGCGCGCCGTCTTCGTCACCGCGTTCGTGTTGGGGGCGATCGCGTGGCTGGGCCTCGCACGCACGATGCCGGCCGCACGGCCCACCGGCGCCGTCGGCGCCGCGCCGGTGCGTTTGCTGGCCAGCTACCGGGCCATCTTCACCAACCGCACCTTCATGCTGGGTATCCTGGTGGCCGGGCTGGCCATCACGCCGCTGACGGCCTGGATCGGCCTGTCGCCGGCGATCCTGTTGCAGCACGGCGGCGCCAGCTACGGCACCTATATCGCCTGGCAGTGCGCCATCTTCATCGGCTTCGTCCTCAGCACGTTCGCCATCCAGCGCATGGGCGGCGAGCTGCCACTGGGGCGCCTGCTGCGCCAGGGCGGCCTGCTGGCGCTGGCGGGCCTGGGCGGGGCCGGCTTCGTGGCATCGCAGCCGCAGCTGTTCATCGCGTGCATGTTCGTGTTCTCGGCCGGCTTCGGCCTCTTCAACGGCGCACTGGTGCGGATCGCGCTGACCGCCACGGGCCAGTCGATGAACCTGACCTCGGCCGCCATGAGCCTGCTGTACTGCCTCTACATCGCGCTGGGCCTGGAACTGTACAACGCGGTGTGCGAGCGCTTCGGCTACGCGCTGCAGGCCTACGCCTGGTGCGGCGTGCCGGTCGCGCTGGCCGTCTGCGCCGGCTTGTTCCACATCGCGCGCGGCCATGATGCCCGCCAGCGCGCCGTGCTGCCGGTGGCGGCGTAAGGGGATGCGATGAGGGATGCGATGACGTTCGATCTCGACTACGAAGTCCAGGTGCGCGAACTGAAGGCCGAGTTCCTCGCCTGCCGCCAGTGGGAACTGCTGGCCAGCCAGCACGACGGCGTGCGGCCGGAATACGTCGAGCGCCTGCGCCTGCAGCGGCAGGGCTGGCGGCACCGGCTGGCGGCCTTGCGGGCCCACGTGCGGCTGCACTTCGAGCGCTTCGACGCGCGCCGGGTCTCGTCGTTGCTGGCGTTGCCCAGCCGGCCGCTGGCGCCCGCCGAACTGCTGCTGCACCGGATCTGGCTGGGCGGTCCGGTGCCGGACGACGTGCGCCAGGCCATCTGCCAGTGGGGCGCGGCGCTGGACGAGGTGGACCTGCCGGCCGGTGCCGGGTACCGCTCGCTGCTGTGGGTGTGGGACGCCGCCCAGCTGGCCGGCGATCCCCTGTACCGGCCCGGCGCCGATGGCGTGGCGCGCTACACCATCGGCGGCTGCGAACTGGAGGTGCAGGAGCTGGCGCCATTGGTGTGCCGCCACGTGCCGGCGCTGGTGGCACGGCTGCGGCAGTTGCATGCGGCCGGCCGCTACGTCAACCTGTCGGACTACCTGCGCATCCTGGTGCTGCGCGAGTGGGGCGGCATCTACCTGGACGCGGACACGATGCCGTATCGCGCCGCCACCGTGCTGCTGGCGCGGCCGGAAGTGCCGGACTACGTCAGCTTCGCCAGCAGCGGCGCGCAGGTGCGGGCCACGCACGTGTCCTGGCTCAACCTCGTGCGCGACGAGAACGGTTTCCTGGTCGCGCGCCGGGGCGATCCGGCCGTGACGGCGCTGGCGGCCGAGATGACGGACGCGCTGGCGGCGCTGCCCACGCTGCAACCGGGCGCGCTGCAGCAGGCCACTTACTACCGCTGGCGCCAGCACGCGGGCCACACGCTGCTGCCGTGCCACGACCTGATGCAGGACCATGGCGTGCTGGCCGATGTCCGGCCGGAGCGGGTGGTGAGCGGCGTGCAAGGCATGCGGCTGCGTGTGGATGGCGACACGGGGGCACCGCTGCCCCTGTCTCCGACCGAGCAGCAGGCGTACGAGCGTACGGTGGCGGCGTTGGCCGGGCAGGACTGGCGCCTGGCGCACCCGCTGCTGCTGGAGCGGCTGGTCGAGCTGGCGTGGGTCAGCGAAGTGCCGCCGCCAGCCTATGCGCCGCAGCTGCGCGCGGACCCTGATTGCTGCAATTACTATTCGTTCCTGTCGGACGATCCGTGCCTGGACCGTGTCAACCGCCTGTTCGCGGCCTACCTGCTGGCCCGCAACGGCGAGCGTATCGCCCGCGGTGGCTTCTGGTCGCCGATCCGCGGCGGCCTCGCAGCGCCGGCGCCGCAACTGCGCGGCAGGGAGCTGTCGGCCCATGAATGATCCGCGCGCACCGCTGGCCTTCGTGGCCGGCACGGCCGTCCCCGAACGCGACCTGGACCACATGGCCGCGCTGCTGTTCGAGACGAGCTACCTGGAATACTGCTCCGCCGGCAACCGCCTTGGCCTGCCCCTGCGGGCGCTGCAGCGGCGCCAGAACATCGATCCATGGCTGCGCCAGATCCGCGCGCTGTACGTGGGCGGCCGCTTCGCCGGCTTCTACAACGCCGCCACGCTGGGCCAGTATGCCGCCACGCCGGCCGTCAACCATTATCGGGCCGAGGTGCAGGCCATGGATGCGGCCTACGACGCGTTCGTGGCCGCCCATGCGGCGCCGGACCAGCTGTTTGTCGCCAGCCTGGCCATCGAGCCGGCCTGGCGTGGCCGCGGCCTGCTGGATGTGTTGCTGGCGGACGCCGAGGCCGTGGCCCGCGGCGCGGGCTGCACCGCACTCGGGCTGACGGTATGGGGGACCAGCGCCGCGCTGCCCTTGTACCGGCGGCGCGGCTTCGCCACCGCAGGCACCTTCGACGGCGCCCGGGACCTGTTTTTCGACCGGCTGCACTTCATGGTGCGGCCGCTGCCAACGGAGGCGCCATGAGCGGGACCATCGACAGCATCGACACGATCGGCAAGCACAGCATCGGGGAGCGCAACCCGTCCACCGTCGGCGCGGGTGTACCCCGGCTGGCGACACGCGGCGAGCGGCCGCTGCGCGTGCTGAGCGAGGATGATTGGCGTCATTGGGAGGACAATGGCTACGTCGTCGTGCGCGACGCGGTGCCGCGCGCTGTCGTCGAACGGATCGAAGCCCTGGTCTGGGAATTCGAGGAGATGGACCCGGCCGACCCGCGTACCTGGTACCCGCCGGACAAGGTGGCGCTGCGCCGCACGGAGCTGAGCTACAACGCCGGCATGGTGGAGCTGTATCATCACCAGCTGCTGTGGGATGCGCGCCAGTCGCCGCGCGTGCACGGCGCCTTTGCCGACATCTGGGGTACGCCCGAGCTGTGGGTGTCGATCGACCGCGTCAACCTGAACCTGCCGCCGGAGCCGGGCTTCGCGTTCAAGGGCTTCATGCACTACGATTACGATCCGGACGGCGCGGCCGACAGCGTGCAGGGCGTGCTGTCGATCGGCGACCAGCTGGACCCGGAACTGGGCGGCTTCTGCTGCATCCCGCAGCTGTTCCGCGACTACCCGGCCTGGCGCGCGCGCCAGCCGGCCGATTGGGACTGGTACCGGCCCGACGTGGCGGGCCTGCCCATCGAACGCGTGCCGCTGGCCAAGGGCGACCTGCTGATCTTCAACAGCCGGCTGTGCCACGGCATTCGGCAGAACGTCAGCCGCGACCGGGCCCGCATCGCGCAGTACATCGCCATGCTGCCGGCACGCGAGGACGATGCCGCCGCGCGCGAGTGGCGCGTGCGCTGCTGGCGCGAGCGGCTGGCGCCGCAGGGCTACAGCCTACACGGCGATGCGCGCGGCGTGGAGCGCACGCGGTACGATACGGCACAATTGACGCCGCTGGGCGAGCGGCTGCTGGGACTGACGTCCTGGCGCGAGCAGTTTTGACAACGAGAGGAAATTATGGCAGTGCAGACTACAGGGCAGGATGAGGGCATTCATGCGATCGGACAGTTGTTCATGGTGGGCTTCGACGGCCTGGAGCCGGATGCGGCCATCGAGCGGCTGATCCGCGAGCGCCGCATCGGCGGCGTGATCCTGTTCCGGCGCAACGTGCACACCCCGGGGCAGGTGGCGACGCTGTGCCGGCGGCTGCAGGAGATCAACGCGGCAGTGTCCGACGTGCCCCTGCTGATCGCGCTGGACCAGGAGGGTGGCATGGTGATGCGCATCGAGCAGGGCGTGACGCCGATGCCCGCGCCGATGGCGTTCCATGCCGCCGGCTCGCCGGAAGACTGCCGTGCCTTGCACCGCATCAGCGGCGACGAGATGCGCCGCATCGGCGTCAACATGCTGCTGGCGCCCGTGCTGGACGTGAACAACAACCGCGGCAACCCCGTCATCGGCGTGCGCGCCTTCGGCGAGGATGCCGACACCGTGATCCGCTACGGCGGCGCCGCCATCGAAGGGCTGCAGGCAGCGGGCGTGATCGTCACGGCCAAGCACTTCCCCGGCCATGGCGACACGGCAGTGGACTCGCACCATGCGATGGCGCTGGTGGCGCACGACCAGCAGCGCCTGCGCGACGTGGAACTGGCGCCGTTCCGGGCCGCCATCGGGCAGGGTGTCGATGCGATCATGACGGCGCACGTGGCGTTCCCCGCGTTCGAGCCGGATCCGGATGTCCCGGCGACGCTGTCGAGCGCCGTGCTGACCGGCCTGCTGCGCGACGAGATGGGCTATGACGGCGTCGTCATTTCCGATTGCCTGGAGATGGGCGCGATCGCCGACGGCATCGGCGTCGAGCAGGGCGCCGTCGGCACGCTGCGCGCGGGCGCCGACATCGTGCTGATCTCGCACACGGCAGCGCGCCAGCATGCCGCCATCGACGCGGTGGCAGCCGCGCTGGCGTCCGGCGAACTGTCGGCCGAGCGCATC
This is a stretch of genomic DNA from Pseudoduganella chitinolytica. It encodes these proteins:
- a CDS encoding glycosyltransferase; translated protein: MTFDLDYEVQVRELKAEFLACRQWELLASQHDGVRPEYVERLRLQRQGWRHRLAALRAHVRLHFERFDARRVSSLLALPSRPLAPAELLLHRIWLGGPVPDDVRQAICQWGAALDEVDLPAGAGYRSLLWVWDAAQLAGDPLYRPGADGVARYTIGGCELEVQELAPLVCRHVPALVARLRQLHAAGRYVNLSDYLRILVLREWGGIYLDADTMPYRAATVLLARPEVPDYVSFASSGAQVRATHVSWLNLVRDENGFLVARRGDPAVTALAAEMTDALAALPTLQPGALQQATYYRWRQHAGHTLLPCHDLMQDHGVLADVRPERVVSGVQGMRLRVDGDTGAPLPLSPTEQQAYERTVAALAGQDWRLAHPLLLERLVELAWVSEVPPPAYAPQLRADPDCCNYYSFLSDDPCLDRVNRLFAAYLLARNGERIARGGFWSPIRGGLAAPAPQLRGRELSAHE
- a CDS encoding GNAT family N-acetyltransferase encodes the protein MNDPRAPLAFVAGTAVPERDLDHMAALLFETSYLEYCSAGNRLGLPLRALQRRQNIDPWLRQIRALYVGGRFAGFYNAATLGQYAATPAVNHYRAEVQAMDAAYDAFVAAHAAPDQLFVASLAIEPAWRGRGLLDVLLADAEAVARGAGCTALGLTVWGTSAALPLYRRRGFATAGTFDGARDLFFDRLHFMVRPLPTEAP
- a CDS encoding LysR family transcriptional regulator encodes the protein MDIDLNLLAVFQHVYRERQISAAARRLGLTQSAVSNALARLRRVFDDELFVRTAQGMQPTPFAEQIAEPIGAALASVAQALNYRSGFDPATSERRFTLALTDVGEVYFMPVLIERCRQLAPGVRVRSVRAGSIALKEEMETGRVDLAIGAFDDMSEALFQRQLFRQRFVTMLRAGHPLMDGPVDVERFAGAAHLIVDAVDSPYDRVNGLLAKAGIVAAASVPHFTAVPYIVGAGDLVVTVPQKLAERAAAPFGLAWIEPPLTLPTLQTNVFWHRRFGQDPGNAWLRELIVAQFGE
- the nagZ gene encoding beta-N-acetylhexosaminidase, translated to MAVQTTGQDEGIHAIGQLFMVGFDGLEPDAAIERLIRERRIGGVILFRRNVHTPGQVATLCRRLQEINAAVSDVPLLIALDQEGGMVMRIEQGVTPMPAPMAFHAAGSPEDCRALHRISGDEMRRIGVNMLLAPVLDVNNNRGNPVIGVRAFGEDADTVIRYGGAAIEGLQAAGVIVTAKHFPGHGDTAVDSHHAMALVAHDQQRLRDVELAPFRAAIGQGVDAIMTAHVAFPAFEPDPDVPATLSSAVLTGLLRDEMGYDGVVISDCLEMGAIADGIGVEQGAVGTLRAGADIVLISHTAARQHAAIDAVAAALASGELSAERIGAALARVRRLKEAVAVRGWRDLPAVPAGLMAPDALALAADVQRRALKVEGAFRALDRAAPVALVTFEVRDRTEVDEVANGRNKEARSSMLDALRAAGFDVAEHALSAQPTPADADAAIAFARDAAQIVVQTYNAMLVEEQRRVLAALPAGRLWVVAGRLPYDLDLVPGAQGRLAAFGCRPPALAPVVARLTGA
- a CDS encoding phytanoyl-CoA dioxygenase family protein translates to MSGTIDSIDTIGKHSIGERNPSTVGAGVPRLATRGERPLRVLSEDDWRHWEDNGYVVVRDAVPRAVVERIEALVWEFEEMDPADPRTWYPPDKVALRRTELSYNAGMVELYHHQLLWDARQSPRVHGAFADIWGTPELWVSIDRVNLNLPPEPGFAFKGFMHYDYDPDGAADSVQGVLSIGDQLDPELGGFCCIPQLFRDYPAWRARQPADWDWYRPDVAGLPIERVPLAKGDLLIFNSRLCHGIRQNVSRDRARIAQYIAMLPAREDDAAAREWRVRCWRERLAPQGYSLHGDARGVERTRYDTAQLTPLGERLLGLTSWREQF
- a CDS encoding MFS transporter, encoding MKRLWWFAGFFLLYELTVYLTNDMIMPGMPQVMAEFSGPSRYIGLSLSLYILGGCTLQIILGPLADRMGKRRVMLGGAAFFLLATALVPLAQSATQFLAIRFFQGMGSCFIFIGYAAIHELFDDTRAVKLTTLMGNTTVFAPLIGPVVGSAVIAVLDWRAVFVTAFVLGAIAWLGLARTMPAARPTGAVGAAPVRLLASYRAIFTNRTFMLGILVAGLAITPLTAWIGLSPAILLQHGGASYGTYIAWQCAIFIGFVLSTFAIQRMGGELPLGRLLRQGGLLALAGLGGAGFVASQPQLFIACMFVFSAGFGLFNGALVRIALTATGQSMNLTSAAMSLLYCLYIALGLELYNAVCERFGYALQAYAWCGVPVALAVCAGLFHIARGHDARQRAVLPVAA
- a CDS encoding mechanosensitive ion channel family protein, encoding MTFTSQFTFLRTIDLDNWLTAAAVAVLAFLAMHALIRWSRRRIAKLAEAGKADRPYAEVLAATLGRTSVLAIALTALLIGLTVLDLPAPWDLRVRHLWFITLGAQLALYIDHALSVTAKRYFRAHAKDPDAPATVAHTLVNWALKTVLWTVFLLAVLANLGINISAFVASLGIGGVAVALAVQNILGDLFASLSIAVDKPFEVGDAIVVNGVSGSVEKVGLKTTRIRADSGEQVVIANADLLKNTVRNYKRMANRRVAFSLLFDPATPVAMARELPARLREIVERQDAVRFDRAHLKNVTQDALEFEVVYFVLVPSYGTFMDTQQQVLLGALELMEELGVGNVRPVQRVAVDMAHGLRVVGEDEDDDKNDEDEDKDNDKANDGDRAAPPAPRVGACAPDATRRTAPRSARAARRCRGPGRSGDARTRWSAT